One part of the Humulus lupulus chromosome 9, drHumLupu1.1, whole genome shotgun sequence genome encodes these proteins:
- the LOC133802329 gene encoding ornithine aminotransferase, mitochondrial yields the protein MAYRRCLQLNHVLGRVGFGATRTLTAVPKPQPSSSSSQDLINSEQEFSAHNYHPIPVVFSQAKGSCIWDPEGKRYLDFLSAYSAVNQGHCHPKIMKALQEQAERLTLSSRAFHNDKFPIFAERLTEMFGYDMVLPMNTGAEGVETALKLARKWGYEKKKIPKDKAIIVSCCGCFHGRTLGVISMSCDNEATRGFGPLLPGHLKVDFGDLVALEKAFKENGDRIAGFLFEPIQGEAGVVIPHDGYLKSVRELCSKYNILMIADEIQSGLARSGKLLACDWEEVRPDVVILGKALGGGVIPVSAVLADKDVMLCIRPGEHGSTFGGNPLASAIAIASLDVIKDEKLSERSAQLGQELMNQLLKIQQKFPDYIKQVRGRGLFSAMELNSKNLFPVSAYDLCLKLKERGVLAKPTHDTIIRLTPPLTMSLDELQEGLNALHDVLELDLPEMKKTKPKPKDTSSSASSNTCDRCGRDL from the exons ATGGCGTATAGAAGGTGTTTGCAGCTGAATCATGTTCTGGGCAGAGTTGGTTTTGGCGCAACAAGGACTCTCACTGCTGTCCCTAAACCCCAGCCCTCTTCTTCGTCTTCCCAAGACCTCATCAACTCTGAACAAGAGTTCAGTGCTCACaa CTATCACCCAATACCAGTTGTGTTCTCTCAGGCAAAGGGATCATGTATATGGGATCCGGAAGGCAAACGGTATCTAGACTTTCTCTCTGCTTATTCTGCAGTTAATCAG GGACATTGTCATCCAAAAATCATGAAAGCATTACAAGAACAGGCAGAAAGGCTCACCCTTAGCTCTCGAGCATTCCATAATGATAAATTTCCAATATTTGCTGAGCGTCTAACAGAAATGTTCGGATATGACATGGTGCTGCCTATGAACACTGGTGCTGAAGGTGTAGAAACAGCTCTGAAGTTGGCCAGGAAATGGGGTTACGAGAAGAAGAAAATTCCGAAAGATAAG GCTATCATCGTATCATGCTGTGGATGCTTCCATGGTCGTACGTTAGGCGTCATCTCAATGAGCTGTGACAATGAGGCAACCCGAGGCTTTGGACCCTTGTTGCCTGGTCATCTCAAAGTTGATTTTGGTGATTTGGTAGCCCTTGAAAAAGCTTTTAAAG AAAATGGAGATCGGATAGCTGGATTTTTGTTCGAACCCATCCAAGGGGAAGCTGGG GTTGTTATTCCCCACGATGGTTATTTAAAATCTGTAAGAGAGCTTTGCTCAAAATACAATATTTTAATGATTGCTGATGAAATCCAATCGGGCTTAGCTAGATCGGGAAAATTGCTGGCTTGTGATTGGGAAGAAGTTCGCCCAGATGTAGTG ATATTAGGAAAAGCCTTGGGTGGTGGAGTGATCCCTGTAAGTGCAGTTCTTGCAGACAAAGATGTGATGCTCTGTATCCGACCTGGAGAGCATGGAAG TACCTTTGGCGGGAATCCATTGGCCAGTGCAATTGCCATTGCGTCGCTTGATGTGATCAAAGATGAGAAACTTTCTGAGAG ATCTGCACAACTAGGACAGGAACTTATGAATCAGCTACTTAAAATTCAACAGAAATTCCCCGACTACATTAAGCAAGTTCGAGGAAGAGGCTTGTTCAGTGCCATGGAGCTTAACAGTAAGAACTTGTTCCCAGTTTCTGCTTATGATTTATGTCTTAAGTTGAAGGAAAGAGGAGTTCTCGCAAAGCCTACGCATGACACTATTATCAGATTAACTCCACCACTGACAATGAG tTTGGATGAGCTCCAAGAAGGGTTAAATGCCCTTCATGATGTTCTGGAACTGGATCTACCAGAAATGAAAAAGACAAAGCCAAAGCCAAAAGATACCTCTTCAAGTGCTTCTTCTAACACATGTGACCGTTGTGGAAGAGACTTGTAG